In Thalassophryne amazonica chromosome 4, fThaAma1.1, whole genome shotgun sequence, a genomic segment contains:
- the med29 gene encoding mediator of RNA polymerase II transcription subunit 29: MAAQQQPQPPPQQQVVGSMPQPGLQQTASIQQQLSQQQDFDPVHKFKMLIPQLKESLQNVMKIASLNFAHNSGIDNGIKSSDTTVQRFDKSLEEFYALCDQLELCLRLAHECLSQSIDSAKHSPNLVPTATKPDTVQTESMSYAQYLGMIKSQISCAKGIHDALLDCSNKIAGKVQPQGMV, translated from the exons ATGGCCGCTCAGCAGCAGCCGCAGCCGCCTCCGCAACAGCAGGTTGTCGGTTCGATGCCGCAACCTGGATTACAGCAAACTGCCTCGATACAACAACAGCTAAGTCAGCAGCAGGACTTTGATCCAGTGCACAAGTTTAAAATGCTGATTCCGCAGCTGAAGGAGAGTCTGCAG AATGTAATGAAGATTGCGTCCCTGAATTTTGCCCATAACTCAGGAATAGACAACGGCAT TAAAAGCAGCGATACCACTGTGCAGCGTTTTGAcaaaagtctggaggagttttacGCCCTGTGTGACCAGCTGGAGCTGTGTTTG CGGCTGGCCCACGAGTGTCTCTCTCAGAGCATCGACAGTGCCAAACATTCACCCAATCTGGTCCCAACAGCCACCAAACCAGACACGGTGCAGACTGAGTCCATGTCTTACGCTCAGTACCTCGGCATGATTAAATCTCAGATCTCGTGTGCCAAAGGCATCCACGATGCTCTGCTGGACTGTTCCAACAAGATCGCAGGAAAGGTGCAGCCTCAGGGGATGGTATAG
- the LOC117509591 gene encoding cytochrome c oxidase assembly protein COX20, mitochondrial, whose translation MRDVSCGLKSDSNKESIDKRGCKMSREEDDSKSKAFRLPEALDIRKFPCVRNAVLHGAGGSVVFGLLHFLFTSRVRRSFDVGYAGFLVTTLSSWVYCHFKTFQLLVEKKQTQYAIKNKLLYEGTSLDPTKKATEQSTAQVPPEST comes from the exons ATGCGTGATGTCAGCTGCGGTTTGAAAAGTGATTCAAATAAAGAATCAATAGATAAACGCGGCTGTAAAATGTCCAGAGAAGAGGATGACAGCAAGAGCAAG GCGTTCCGGCTGCCGGAGGCTCTGGATATCCGTAAATTTCCCTGTGTCAGAAATGCCGTTCTGCATGGAGCTGGAGGCTCGGTTGTTTTTGGACTGCTGCACTTTTTATTCACCA GTCGGGTGAGGAGATCTTTTGACGTAGGATACGCCGGCTTTCTGGTCACCACACTGAGTTCCTG GGTTTATTGTCACTTCAAGACATTTCAACTACTTGTGGAGAAAAAGCAAACCCAGTATGCCATCAAGAATAAGTTGTTGTACGAAGGGACCAGCCTGGACCCCACAAAAAAAGCAACAGAGCAGTCAACAGCGCAGGTGCCGCCGGAAAGCACGTGA